Proteins encoded within one genomic window of Jiangella mangrovi:
- a CDS encoding MFS transporter, with product MTDASPVNRSYREVLRDRRVAGLLVGDLLAHVGTGMIIVAMPVQTLAIHGSMPKAIAVGLVEAAPFVLSTMLALAIGLGRVRVPPRTLLVADCVLRSATFAVLGWLSLAGRLTLPVLIGGLLIGATFRVAGSSSRRLLATSMAGESGRFAVNGLLGVNQTFALYIVGPVVGGLIVATTSAGVALLADAAGALILLVAVVLTVPRSAGDDGGRSRAAGVESGWRILRRRPVAARLLVVVFFFDFFYMPIAVALPLYVGDPLGGDASSLGLLWGALGVGAFVGATLVDRLRNLPQRHLLIAIIGLWALCPIALALVDDLTVAMIVFGLGGLVWAPFTPVAYSFLQSGVAAHEQQQVVTLWTTGTMLAAPLGLAAGGPLIEAAGTAGGLVISGVLTLLLLPVAALAVLRR from the coding sequence ATGACGGACGCCTCGCCGGTCAACCGGTCGTACCGCGAGGTGCTGCGCGACCGGCGGGTCGCCGGGCTGCTGGTGGGCGACCTGCTCGCGCACGTCGGCACCGGCATGATCATCGTCGCGATGCCGGTGCAGACGCTGGCGATCCACGGCAGCATGCCGAAGGCGATCGCCGTCGGGCTGGTCGAGGCGGCCCCGTTCGTGCTGTCGACGATGCTGGCGCTGGCCATCGGGCTGGGCCGGGTGCGGGTGCCGCCGCGGACGCTGCTCGTCGCCGACTGCGTGCTGCGCTCGGCGACGTTCGCCGTGCTGGGCTGGCTGTCGCTGGCGGGTCGCCTGACGCTGCCGGTGCTGATCGGCGGACTGCTGATCGGCGCGACGTTCCGCGTGGCGGGGTCGAGCAGCCGCCGGCTGCTGGCCACGTCCATGGCGGGGGAGTCGGGCCGGTTCGCCGTCAACGGCCTGCTCGGGGTCAACCAGACCTTCGCCCTGTACATCGTCGGGCCGGTGGTCGGCGGCCTGATCGTCGCGACGACGAGCGCCGGGGTCGCGCTGCTGGCCGATGCGGCCGGGGCGCTGATCCTGCTGGTGGCGGTGGTGCTGACCGTGCCGCGGTCGGCGGGCGACGACGGCGGCCGCTCGCGTGCCGCGGGGGTCGAGTCGGGCTGGCGGATCCTGCGCCGCCGCCCGGTCGCGGCCCGGCTGCTGGTCGTCGTGTTCTTCTTCGACTTCTTCTACATGCCGATCGCTGTGGCGCTGCCGCTCTACGTCGGCGACCCGCTCGGCGGCGACGCGTCGTCGCTGGGCCTGTTGTGGGGTGCACTGGGTGTCGGCGCCTTCGTCGGTGCCACGCTCGTCGACCGGCTGCGCAACCTGCCGCAGCGGCACCTGCTGATCGCGATCATCGGGCTCTGGGCGCTCTGCCCGATCGCGCTCGCCCTCGTCGACGACCTCACGGTGGCGATGATCGTGTTCGGGCTGGGCGGGCTGGTGTGGGCGCCGTTCACCCCGGTCGCGTACAGCTTCCTGCAGTCCGGGGTGGCGGCGCACGAGCAGCAGCAGGTCGTGACGCTCTGGACGACCGGCACGATGCTCGCCGCGCCCCTCGGCCTCGCCGCCGGCGGCCCGCTGATCGAGGCCGCCGGAACGGCCGGCGGGCTGGTGATCAGCGGTGTCCTGACCCTGCTGTTGCTGCCCGTCGCGGCCCTCGCCGTCCTCCGTCGTTAG
- a CDS encoding DUF3817 domain-containing protein has translation MSAALRWFRIAAIAEAVSWAGLLVGMFFKYVVVENEIGVQIFGPIHGVIFLAYVGTVLAVWRAERWSFSTTILGLASAIPPFMTVWFERRVMNREARAAEASVA, from the coding sequence GTGAGTGCTGCTCTTCGATGGTTCCGGATCGCCGCGATAGCCGAGGCCGTGTCCTGGGCCGGCCTGCTCGTGGGGATGTTCTTCAAGTACGTCGTGGTCGAGAACGAGATCGGGGTGCAGATCTTCGGGCCGATCCACGGCGTGATCTTCCTCGCCTACGTCGGCACGGTGCTGGCGGTCTGGCGGGCCGAGCGGTGGAGCTTCTCCACGACCATCCTCGGCCTGGCGTCGGCGATCCCGCCGTTCATGACGGTCTGGTTCGAGCGACGGGTCATGAATCGAGAAGCGCGGGCCGCGGAGGCCTCCGTAGCCTGA
- a CDS encoding DUF6603 domain-containing protein, which produces MSLWDDMPSSLKSGGQLDSLEPVLDSVDTPVETERTEDDGFTWRIWTTTVGGDQPLSVDPATGSFSRSPSAAISTGTPVVFPDPRVGLELGLRLTGPGGDPDGTVRLVIDTPSAFVRVPFLRGAKLDAQGQLRADPDNPDVRFTLPAIRVRLLRPSGGGMEVDLLSSTIGGGPPRDQIFDFIRMEPRHALIGPGEVVGFAFRSATLDLTGEAGPAGVPANARTQPDDWQGLYLPEVRLFVAPSGLEGLAASAGVRDLWIGIGRHAGVTGLFEAEVVNRGQSPTVRLSFQGPAGEWYSVQDGDPVLSPVELPDSATLYISAGGGLAPYAYRVQVNGDDPTTLDRRTILLPATGTMTLDVRVTDAGLHEYTRTVTVRRATSAGGGAPTPPEPKEVKPRTLTSTGHRVVVLGQTDTHATVALSPGDDGGTIAWSWPGGSATGPTAQIPVAAGPPVTVTATRTVTAATVAPFSMYTLFDRPKKAEFPSPPANDWTRNPVNVGTAPASSRDGWGSTPSFLGEDSLARLEQLPKDTPIEVEGFASYENKDDADTVDWNQELSERRRDALIHLLTTHPRLEFTAVTPGTAHGQGEAKGSTAPAPGASDWWRATATPEPADDTVETITAELTRPPAETGDVDPEPQRPLVPDCFRKIGVRVELIRGTFVRAEVYGEFDVRTAAEARLDEHTSEELPARTNPSDGICTFLVRLRIAEDRANWLASAEFRAIEGDLDGLAKVERSATGSNTALNVLGAVAALSPLLAAATPPSPTAGELVPLVVLGSAAVGLGAAGRIQAQSVILRGGELIVTDGLIDPATGSGPTTTQVSVLLDLETAFSFDLGFIRVDPAKPIVTRYKAVGVRSSWDTRTDGDGTVEYVPLPVFDPSRGYTLDVPAGSLAAAPPLDSLLRVLGVKVSRLNPTYLEVEVGLGVDLGIVEVDTVRVRLRLDADEAPQLTKLGATLDIPGAVHGTGYLEITEFGFKGAFDLTFPSVGLRAAAILALESRAGTTGVLVGAEVEFPVPLPLGNSGLGIFGFLGGVGVNYRRLEPTGVQAPALKWLEAQLTPARGFNVMHPAGWELAGGSFAIAAGVMLGTAEGGFLLHLKGIVLVEVPGPRLLLMMKADVLSLPPVLKSQSSATFLAVLDLDFGRGTITIGIVAEYDVVDLVHIRVPVTAFFDLTESKDWFIDLGRYDDPVTVRVLDVFKGTGYLMIHGDGTTLANPDLPIVTSGLAIAIGFHLQAVLMGSKAVGLYFEVAAGFDALISFEPFAIGGKIYARGELRLWVVGVSAKAELTVLVGRQLENGVEVERTYIHGEVCGKVDLFFFDIEGCIELTIGESEPSPPPAPPLVAGVSLVSRSPALIEGSATDRAVDGKLADALGAGSGEPLPTVPLDAVPVVLFDVPPMVASGDVVLGGVARGESGVGADPWVRRGDRWWRYQVTRIELAGDLQPDPPAGKTPATWWARNAPGQSQLGPALALLSWLPTPTPRAVPYGESLTTSVRERWGHICAEVAPPAFVLWTFDGKPPGPNPPGWLLDGVPWPDPDGAFRTADVRAALDVTEAWRTGDAVADLLQGTDPAIVVGDVVPCPKGRIRLVESVHDWDAGNPLEYGNGALPTSGDALGDVVELMAAGASLADVAATWVDTAWDKELSRTPLRCQGRVLRSPSGDEPEVAPDAPEDERALVKRAWEETGFSPSELANCLRLRCDDGVEALELLLLVSERMLNEGLTIVCRDASGAEVARQPVTGDSMVTSSNPLPAEWTDPDRPWADPIERAGRLAARVVANQRDLLLSRVVVDVPGPVTVVEIGADRSEENLVGTPYWLIAAVGLTSAERYRFDYDSRVVTTERDLLESTVSQDPTDVALLVPSEQYTVRVSWRAESVQQEAKPSATATENWGPEEVQEFRFGADGPDEAPADLGGWLLASAPSMGETGVLCAEPIRIALATQNVTALFDAYGEELRVSVQAASGFHPEPPGGGPAGGALTLPVGVGGVLGALTPALAGVMTPWQQAATELLDELPCTSSGGSRSYGTIVTLPYDLQPLTDYLLDVEAVPKNAPVGATGRRVHRVGFTTSRFATVADLAELIRLAPRELRLVPTPSGLGSLPVAPAGDVLDAAYQAAGLAVPEVPRYPVVHVLWSGDAVPQPVAVVVESSEAMWRSRPMPAVVAGPPDPSAGPGHQWWAAVEADWLSLQPSTAVPAGGDPPRAGITRLVRGPGGTRAVVLLAPGSRGAELRLDLVVAGDALAGSAEQRAEALRIVLDKAPWEVED; this is translated from the coding sequence ATGAGCCTGTGGGACGACATGCCGTCGTCGCTGAAGAGCGGCGGCCAGCTGGACTCTCTGGAGCCCGTGCTCGACAGCGTCGACACGCCGGTCGAGACGGAACGCACCGAGGACGACGGGTTCACGTGGCGCATCTGGACGACCACGGTCGGCGGTGACCAGCCGCTCAGCGTCGACCCAGCGACGGGGTCGTTCAGCCGCAGCCCGAGCGCCGCGATCAGCACCGGGACGCCCGTCGTGTTCCCGGACCCGCGGGTCGGGTTGGAGCTGGGCCTGCGCCTGACCGGGCCGGGCGGCGATCCCGACGGCACTGTCCGGCTGGTCATCGACACGCCGAGCGCGTTCGTCAGGGTGCCGTTCCTGCGCGGGGCAAAGCTGGACGCGCAGGGCCAGCTGCGCGCCGACCCGGACAACCCGGACGTGCGCTTCACACTGCCCGCGATACGGGTCCGGCTGCTGCGCCCGTCCGGCGGCGGCATGGAGGTCGACCTGCTGAGCAGCACCATCGGCGGCGGGCCACCGCGGGACCAGATCTTCGACTTCATCCGCATGGAGCCGCGGCACGCGCTGATCGGGCCCGGCGAGGTGGTCGGGTTCGCGTTCCGCAGCGCCACCCTCGACCTCACCGGCGAGGCCGGGCCGGCCGGGGTGCCGGCGAACGCGCGCACCCAGCCCGACGACTGGCAGGGGCTGTACCTGCCGGAGGTGCGGTTGTTCGTCGCGCCGTCCGGGCTGGAGGGCCTGGCTGCCAGCGCCGGCGTGCGCGACCTGTGGATCGGCATCGGCCGGCACGCCGGCGTGACCGGCCTGTTCGAGGCCGAGGTCGTCAACCGCGGGCAGTCGCCGACGGTGCGGCTGTCGTTCCAGGGGCCGGCGGGGGAGTGGTACTCCGTCCAGGACGGCGACCCGGTCCTGAGCCCCGTCGAGCTCCCCGACAGCGCCACCCTGTACATCAGCGCCGGCGGTGGGCTGGCGCCGTACGCCTACCGCGTGCAGGTGAACGGGGACGACCCCACGACGCTGGACCGGCGGACGATCCTGCTGCCCGCGACCGGAACGATGACGCTGGACGTGCGGGTCACCGACGCCGGGCTGCACGAGTACACCCGCACCGTCACCGTCCGCCGAGCGACCTCCGCCGGCGGCGGCGCGCCCACCCCGCCGGAGCCGAAGGAGGTGAAGCCGCGCACGCTCACCAGCACCGGCCACCGGGTCGTCGTCCTCGGGCAGACCGACACGCACGCCACCGTCGCGCTCAGCCCCGGCGACGACGGCGGCACCATCGCCTGGAGCTGGCCCGGCGGCAGCGCCACCGGGCCGACGGCGCAGATCCCGGTGGCGGCCGGCCCGCCGGTGACCGTGACGGCGACGCGTACGGTGACGGCGGCGACGGTCGCGCCGTTCAGCATGTACACGCTGTTCGACCGGCCGAAGAAGGCGGAGTTCCCGTCGCCGCCGGCCAACGACTGGACCCGCAACCCGGTGAACGTCGGCACGGCGCCGGCGTCGTCGCGGGACGGCTGGGGGAGCACGCCGTCGTTCCTGGGTGAGGACTCGCTGGCCCGGCTCGAGCAGCTGCCGAAGGACACCCCGATCGAGGTCGAGGGCTTCGCGTCCTACGAGAACAAGGACGACGCCGACACCGTCGACTGGAACCAGGAGCTGAGCGAGCGCCGTCGCGACGCCCTGATCCACCTGCTCACCACCCACCCGAGGCTGGAGTTCACGGCCGTCACCCCCGGCACCGCGCACGGCCAGGGCGAGGCCAAGGGGTCGACGGCGCCCGCGCCCGGCGCGTCGGACTGGTGGCGCGCGACCGCGACCCCGGAGCCGGCCGACGACACCGTCGAGACGATCACCGCCGAGCTGACCCGGCCGCCGGCCGAGACCGGCGACGTCGACCCGGAGCCGCAGCGCCCGCTGGTGCCGGACTGCTTCCGCAAGATCGGCGTGCGGGTCGAGCTGATCCGCGGCACCTTCGTCCGCGCCGAGGTCTACGGCGAGTTCGACGTCCGCACCGCCGCCGAGGCGCGGCTGGACGAGCACACCAGCGAGGAGCTGCCGGCCCGGACCAACCCGAGCGACGGCATCTGCACGTTCCTGGTCCGCCTGCGCATCGCCGAGGACCGCGCGAACTGGCTGGCCAGCGCGGAGTTCCGGGCGATCGAGGGCGACCTCGACGGCCTGGCGAAGGTCGAGCGGTCCGCCACCGGCTCGAACACCGCGCTGAACGTCCTGGGCGCCGTCGCCGCGCTGTCGCCGCTGCTGGCCGCCGCCACGCCGCCCAGCCCGACCGCGGGCGAGCTGGTGCCGCTGGTGGTCCTGGGCAGCGCCGCTGTCGGGCTCGGCGCGGCCGGGCGGATCCAGGCGCAGTCGGTGATCCTGCGCGGCGGCGAGCTGATCGTCACCGACGGCCTGATCGACCCGGCGACCGGCAGCGGGCCGACGACGACGCAGGTCAGCGTGCTGCTGGACCTCGAGACGGCGTTCTCGTTCGACCTCGGCTTCATCCGGGTCGACCCGGCCAAGCCGATCGTCACCCGGTACAAAGCTGTCGGCGTCCGCAGCTCGTGGGACACCCGGACCGACGGGGACGGGACCGTCGAGTACGTCCCGCTCCCGGTCTTCGACCCCAGCCGCGGCTACACCCTCGACGTCCCGGCCGGGTCGCTGGCGGCCGCCCCGCCGCTGGACTCGCTGCTGCGCGTCCTCGGGGTGAAGGTCAGCCGGCTCAACCCGACCTACCTCGAGGTCGAGGTGGGCCTCGGCGTCGACCTGGGCATCGTCGAGGTCGACACCGTCCGGGTCCGGCTCCGGCTCGACGCCGACGAGGCGCCACAGCTGACCAAGCTCGGCGCGACACTGGACATCCCCGGTGCCGTCCACGGCACCGGCTACCTCGAGATCACCGAGTTCGGCTTCAAAGGCGCGTTCGACCTGACCTTCCCGTCGGTCGGGCTGCGCGCGGCGGCGATCCTGGCGCTGGAGAGCCGGGCCGGGACGACTGGCGTGCTGGTCGGCGCCGAGGTCGAGTTCCCGGTGCCGCTGCCGCTGGGCAACTCCGGCCTGGGCATCTTCGGGTTCCTCGGCGGCGTGGGCGTGAACTACCGCCGGCTGGAGCCGACGGGCGTGCAGGCGCCGGCGCTGAAGTGGCTGGAGGCGCAGCTCACGCCGGCGCGCGGGTTCAACGTCATGCACCCGGCCGGCTGGGAGCTGGCGGGCGGTTCGTTCGCCATCGCGGCGGGCGTCATGCTGGGCACGGCCGAGGGCGGGTTCCTGCTGCACCTCAAGGGCATCGTGCTGGTCGAGGTGCCGGGGCCGCGGCTGCTGCTGATGATGAAGGCCGACGTGCTGAGCCTGCCGCCGGTGCTGAAGTCGCAGAGCAGCGCGACCTTCCTCGCCGTCCTCGACCTCGACTTCGGCCGCGGAACCATCACCATCGGCATCGTCGCCGAGTACGACGTCGTCGACCTCGTGCACATCCGGGTCCCGGTGACGGCGTTCTTCGACCTGACGGAGTCGAAGGACTGGTTCATCGACCTCGGCCGCTACGACGACCCCGTCACCGTCCGTGTGCTCGACGTCTTCAAGGGCACCGGCTACCTGATGATCCACGGCGACGGCACCACGCTGGCGAACCCGGACCTGCCGATCGTCACCAGCGGCCTGGCCATCGCCATCGGCTTCCACCTGCAGGCCGTGCTCATGGGCAGCAAGGCCGTCGGCCTGTACTTCGAGGTCGCCGCCGGGTTCGACGCGCTGATCTCGTTCGAGCCGTTCGCCATCGGCGGCAAGATCTACGCCCGCGGCGAGCTGCGGCTCTGGGTCGTCGGCGTCTCCGCGAAGGCCGAGCTGACGGTGCTCGTCGGTCGCCAGCTCGAGAACGGCGTCGAGGTCGAGCGCACGTACATCCACGGCGAGGTCTGCGGCAAGGTCGACCTGTTCTTCTTCGACATCGAGGGCTGCATCGAGCTGACCATCGGCGAGTCCGAGCCGTCGCCGCCGCCCGCGCCGCCGCTGGTGGCGGGCGTGTCGCTGGTGAGCCGCTCGCCCGCGCTGATCGAGGGCAGCGCGACGGACCGGGCGGTCGACGGGAAGCTGGCCGACGCGCTCGGGGCGGGTTCCGGAGAGCCGCTTCCCACCGTGCCGCTGGACGCCGTGCCGGTGGTGCTGTTCGACGTCCCGCCGATGGTCGCGTCCGGCGACGTCGTCCTCGGCGGCGTGGCGCGCGGCGAGTCCGGCGTCGGCGCCGACCCGTGGGTCCGCCGCGGCGACCGCTGGTGGCGCTACCAGGTGACCCGGATCGAGCTGGCCGGCGACCTGCAGCCGGACCCGCCCGCCGGCAAGACCCCGGCCACCTGGTGGGCCCGCAACGCCCCCGGTCAGAGTCAGCTGGGCCCGGCGCTCGCGCTGCTGTCCTGGCTGCCGACGCCGACGCCGCGGGCCGTGCCCTACGGCGAGAGCCTGACGACCAGCGTCCGCGAGCGCTGGGGGCACATCTGCGCCGAGGTCGCGCCGCCCGCCTTCGTGCTGTGGACGTTCGACGGCAAGCCCCCTGGCCCGAACCCGCCCGGCTGGCTGCTCGACGGCGTGCCCTGGCCGGACCCGGACGGGGCGTTCCGGACGGCGGACGTGCGGGCCGCTCTGGACGTCACCGAGGCGTGGCGCACCGGTGACGCCGTCGCCGACCTGCTGCAGGGGACCGACCCGGCGATCGTCGTCGGCGACGTCGTGCCGTGCCCGAAGGGGCGGATCCGGCTGGTCGAGTCCGTCCACGACTGGGACGCCGGCAACCCGCTCGAGTACGGCAACGGCGCGCTGCCCACCAGCGGCGACGCGCTGGGCGACGTCGTCGAGCTGATGGCCGCGGGCGCGTCGCTGGCCGACGTCGCCGCCACCTGGGTCGACACCGCATGGGACAAGGAGCTCTCGCGCACGCCGCTGCGCTGCCAGGGCCGGGTACTGCGCTCGCCGTCCGGCGACGAGCCCGAGGTCGCCCCGGACGCGCCCGAGGACGAGCGTGCGCTGGTGAAGCGGGCCTGGGAAGAGACCGGCTTCAGCCCGTCGGAGCTGGCCAACTGCCTGCGGCTGCGCTGCGACGACGGCGTCGAGGCGCTCGAGCTGCTGCTGCTCGTCTCCGAACGGATGCTGAACGAGGGCCTGACGATCGTCTGCCGCGACGCGTCCGGCGCCGAGGTCGCGCGGCAGCCGGTCACCGGCGACAGCATGGTGACCTCGTCGAACCCGCTGCCGGCCGAGTGGACCGACCCGGACCGGCCGTGGGCCGACCCGATCGAGCGGGCCGGCCGGCTCGCCGCGCGGGTCGTCGCCAACCAGCGCGACCTGCTGCTGAGCCGCGTCGTCGTCGACGTGCCCGGTCCCGTCACGGTGGTCGAGATCGGCGCCGACCGGAGCGAGGAGAACCTCGTCGGCACGCCGTACTGGCTGATCGCCGCCGTCGGGCTGACCAGCGCCGAGCGCTACCGCTTCGACTACGACAGCCGCGTCGTCACCACCGAGCGCGACCTGCTGGAGTCGACCGTCAGCCAGGACCCGACCGACGTCGCGCTGCTGGTGCCGTCGGAGCAGTACACCGTCCGGGTGAGCTGGCGGGCGGAATCCGTCCAGCAGGAGGCCAAGCCGTCGGCCACCGCGACGGAGAACTGGGGTCCCGAGGAGGTGCAGGAGTTCCGGTTCGGCGCCGACGGCCCGGACGAGGCGCCGGCCGACCTCGGCGGCTGGCTGCTGGCCAGCGCGCCGTCCATGGGCGAGACCGGCGTGCTGTGCGCGGAGCCCATCCGGATCGCGCTGGCCACGCAGAACGTCACCGCCCTGTTCGACGCCTACGGCGAGGAGCTGCGCGTCAGCGTCCAGGCGGCGTCGGGCTTCCACCCCGAGCCGCCCGGCGGCGGGCCGGCGGGCGGGGCGCTGACGCTGCCGGTCGGCGTGGGCGGGGTGCTGGGCGCGCTGACGCCGGCGCTGGCCGGGGTGATGACGCCCTGGCAGCAGGCGGCGACCGAGCTGCTCGACGAGCTGCCCTGCACCAGCAGCGGCGGCAGCCGGTCCTACGGGACCATCGTGACGCTGCCGTACGACCTGCAGCCGCTCACCGACTACCTCCTCGACGTCGAGGCCGTGCCGAAGAACGCGCCCGTGGGGGCAACCGGCCGCCGGGTGCACCGGGTCGGGTTCACGACGTCGCGGTTCGCCACGGTGGCGGACCTGGCCGAGCTGATCCGGCTGGCGCCGCGCGAACTGCGGCTGGTGCCGACGCCGTCGGGCCTCGGCTCGCTGCCGGTCGCGCCGGCCGGCGACGTGCTCGACGCGGCGTACCAGGCGGCCGGGCTGGCCGTGCCCGAAGTGCCCCGGTACCCCGTCGTGCACGTGCTCTGGTCCGGCGACGCGGTGCCGCAGCCGGTCGCCGTCGTCGTCGAGAGCAGCGAGGCGATGTGGCGGTCGCGGCCGATGCCCGCCGTCGTCGCCGGGCCGCCGGACCCGTCCGCCGGACCCGGGCACCAGTGGTGGGCCGCGGTCGAGGCGGACTGGCTGTCGCTGCAGCCGAGCACCGCGGTCCCGGCGGGCGGTGATCCGCCGCGGGCCGGCATCACCCGGCTGGTCCGCGGGCCGGGCGGGACGCGGGCGGTCGTGCTGCTCGCACCCGGCTCGCGCGGCGCGGAGCTGCGGCTGGACCTCGTCGTCGCCGGCGATGCCCTGGCCGGCAGCGCCGAGCAGCGGGCCGAGGCCCTGCGGATCGTGCTGGACAAGGCACCGTGGGAGGTGGAGGACTGA
- a CDS encoding AMP-binding protein has translation MDLDLDTALRILDVGPDARVDPDELVRAAMRWHFGPETGTPFWLRRAATLGFDPVADVRTWADLRLFPNVTDELRDVAVADLIPLGFGPHPDVVSVIESGGTTGAPKRIPLLRPFADLFSHREAGVLTAAGLGPGTHWLAMLPAGPHGAFEQVKRAASAHSRGSLVFGIDLDPRWVKKLAGAGQGVDAYVDHLLDQAAFVLLQQPVSAMRITPPVLARLTERDDLLEAVQQKIRYLVWGGASMDPEARHYYRTELLPDAVLSCRYGTTMALGAGGAERPGLDDDAPCALDPSVSPYVTLSVVDAQTGEPVPYGERGRLVVHHVSKSFLLPNNAERDTATRLEPLPGHVGDAIADVAPLAEFGGVAVVEGVY, from the coding sequence ATGGACCTCGATCTCGACACCGCCCTGCGGATCCTCGACGTCGGCCCGGACGCCCGGGTCGACCCGGACGAGCTGGTCCGGGCGGCCATGCGCTGGCACTTCGGCCCCGAGACCGGTACGCCCTTCTGGCTGCGCCGGGCCGCGACGCTCGGGTTCGACCCGGTCGCCGACGTGCGGACCTGGGCGGACCTGCGGCTGTTCCCGAACGTCACCGACGAGCTGCGCGACGTCGCGGTGGCGGACCTCATCCCCCTGGGCTTCGGCCCGCACCCCGACGTCGTCTCCGTCATCGAGAGCGGCGGCACCACGGGCGCGCCGAAGCGGATCCCGCTGCTGCGCCCGTTCGCCGACCTGTTCTCGCACCGCGAGGCCGGCGTCCTGACCGCCGCGGGCCTGGGGCCCGGCACGCACTGGCTGGCCATGCTGCCGGCCGGCCCGCACGGCGCGTTCGAGCAGGTCAAGCGCGCGGCGTCGGCGCACAGCCGGGGCAGCCTGGTGTTCGGCATCGACCTCGACCCGCGGTGGGTGAAGAAGCTGGCCGGCGCCGGCCAGGGCGTCGACGCCTACGTCGACCACCTGCTCGACCAGGCGGCGTTCGTCCTGCTGCAGCAGCCGGTCTCGGCCATGCGGATCACGCCGCCGGTGCTGGCCCGGCTGACCGAGCGCGACGACCTCCTCGAGGCGGTCCAGCAGAAGATCCGCTACCTGGTGTGGGGCGGCGCGTCCATGGACCCGGAGGCGCGGCACTACTACCGCACAGAGCTGCTGCCGGACGCCGTCCTGTCCTGCCGCTACGGCACGACGATGGCTCTGGGCGCCGGCGGCGCCGAGCGGCCCGGGCTCGACGACGACGCGCCCTGCGCCCTCGACCCGTCGGTGTCGCCGTACGTGACGCTGAGCGTCGTCGACGCCCAGACGGGCGAGCCGGTGCCCTACGGCGAGCGTGGCCGGCTCGTCGTCCACCACGTGAGCAAGTCGTTCCTGCTGCCGAACAACGCCGAGCGCGACACCGCGACCCGGCTCGAGCCGCTGCCCGGCCACGTCGGCGACGCGATCGCCGACGTCGCGCCGCTGGCGGAGTTCGGCGGCGTGGCCGTCGTCGAAGGGGTGTACTGA
- a CDS encoding aldehyde dehydrogenase family protein, with amino-acid sequence MTTDALVQVDALGPAGAYRARYREPVTDVTGRTVAEVGLVPDPYVARAMAALRKGTTAPLEQRRAMLRTAAGLFGSATLLGLGPDDYQHLVSRVAGLGITAVRASTEKIVARCASAWEDAQAARPAGAVTGWRDPEARDGAALWSRRGDVFGVHAAGNHPSVHAAWIQALALGYRVAVRPSRKEPFTPARLVAALREAGFGADAVVLLPTDHAVSATMLRLADLSMVYGGDAVIQRYGADPTVLPQGPGRTKILLAADADWRDHADLVDLVADSAARSGGAGCTNVTGVLVEGGADEARAFATALADRLATLPVTHPEDDDAVLPVHPVAAARALETQLRSVAADAEPVGATADSIVAELGDGSAALRPAVHLLASAAAPQLGAELPFPCVWVAPWSRAGDGVAPLRGTLVLTALTNDDALIDALAEERTIRNVYVGARPTWWADPRVPHDDYLAGFLMESRGIVSTA; translated from the coding sequence ATGACGACCGACGCCCTCGTGCAGGTCGACGCGCTCGGCCCGGCCGGCGCCTACCGGGCCCGGTACCGCGAGCCGGTCACCGACGTCACCGGCCGCACCGTCGCCGAGGTCGGCCTGGTTCCGGACCCGTACGTCGCCCGCGCCATGGCCGCGCTGCGCAAGGGCACGACCGCCCCGCTCGAGCAGCGCCGGGCCATGCTGCGGACGGCGGCCGGGCTGTTCGGGTCCGCGACCCTGCTGGGCCTCGGCCCGGACGACTACCAGCACCTGGTCAGCCGGGTCGCCGGACTGGGCATCACCGCGGTCCGCGCGTCGACGGAGAAGATCGTCGCCCGCTGCGCGTCGGCGTGGGAGGACGCCCAGGCGGCGCGCCCGGCCGGCGCCGTCACCGGCTGGCGCGACCCCGAGGCCCGCGACGGCGCCGCGCTCTGGTCCCGCCGCGGCGACGTGTTCGGGGTGCACGCCGCGGGCAACCATCCGTCCGTGCACGCCGCCTGGATCCAGGCGCTCGCCCTGGGCTACCGGGTCGCCGTCCGGCCGTCGCGCAAGGAGCCGTTCACCCCGGCCCGGCTGGTCGCGGCGCTGCGCGAGGCCGGCTTCGGCGCCGACGCCGTCGTTCTGCTGCCCACCGACCACGCTGTGTCCGCCACGATGCTGCGACTGGCCGACCTCTCGATGGTCTACGGCGGCGACGCGGTGATCCAGCGCTACGGCGCCGACCCCACGGTGCTCCCCCAAGGCCCGGGCCGGACGAAGATCCTGCTCGCCGCCGACGCCGACTGGCGCGACCACGCGGACCTCGTCGACCTGGTCGCCGACTCCGCCGCCCGCAGTGGCGGCGCGGGCTGCACCAACGTCACCGGCGTGCTGGTCGAGGGCGGCGCGGACGAGGCCCGGGCCTTCGCGACGGCGCTCGCGGACCGGCTCGCGACGCTGCCGGTGACCCACCCCGAGGACGACGACGCCGTGCTGCCGGTCCACCCCGTCGCCGCGGCACGCGCGCTGGAGACGCAGCTCCGGTCGGTCGCGGCGGACGCGGAGCCGGTCGGCGCGACGGCGGACTCGATCGTCGCCGAGCTCGGCGACGGCAGTGCCGCCCTCCGGCCCGCCGTGCACCTGCTGGCGTCGGCCGCGGCGCCGCAACTGGGCGCCGAGCTGCCGTTCCCGTGCGTGTGGGTCGCGCCCTGGAGCCGCGCCGGCGACGGGGTCGCACCGCTGCGCGGGACGCTCGTCCTCACCGCGCTGACCAACGACGACGCGCTCATCGACGCGCTCGCCGAGGAGCGCACCATCCGCAACGTCTACGTGGGCGCCCGGCCGACCTGGTGGGCCGACCCGCGGGTCCCGCACGACGACTACCTCGCCGGCTTCCTCATGGAGTCGCGGGGCATCGTGAGCACCGCATGA